In Amyelois transitella isolate CPQ chromosome 5, ilAmyTran1.1, whole genome shotgun sequence, one DNA window encodes the following:
- the LOC106131830 gene encoding uncharacterized protein LOC106131830, with translation MRTYVALFAFVAVAVANPLPLVQLVINIDALGTSGQPEVPPSPIVVPPPETDPSPVIIVPSPVQPSPEIIPDPVILPSPIEPEIIPEPVVLPSPVEPEVVPEPVVLPSPVDPDIIPEPVILPSPVDPEVIPDPVILPSPVDPEVVPEPVVIPSPVVVLPESLN, from the coding sequence ATGAGGACCTATGTGGCTTTATTCGCCTTCGTGGCTGTTGCGGTGGCCAACCCCCTGCCCTTGGTGCAGCTCGTCATCAACATTGACGCTCTCGGCACGTCCGGACAACCCGAAGTACCGCCGAGCCCCATAGTCGTGCCGCCTCCAGAGACCGACCCCAGCCCCGTAATCATCGTGCCTTCTCCCGTTCAGCCAAGTCCTGAAATCATCCCTGACCCAGTGATTCTTCCTAGTCCCATTGAGCCTGAGATTATACCCGAGCCTGTGGTACTTCCCAGCCCCGTTGAACCTGAGGTTGTCCCAGAACCCGTGGTGCTCCCCAGCCCCGTTGACCCTGATATTATCCCGGAGCCCGTCATCCTCCCCAGTCCAGTAGACCCTGAGGTCATTCCTGACCCCGTAATCCTCCCCAGCCCAGTAGACCCTGAGGTCGTTCCCGAACCTGTCGTCATCCCGAGCCCGGTGGTTGTTCTCCCCGAGAGCCTCAACTAA